The Miscanthus floridulus cultivar M001 chromosome 17, ASM1932011v1, whole genome shotgun sequence genome has a window encoding:
- the LOC136515338 gene encoding uncharacterized protein — translation MAASGNWPQLTKTNYDSWSLLMKLKMQARHLWEAVEDNDVNFHDDHSVLDAICSSVPQEMVPTLATKPSAKEITFYDGESIEYFALHLSNIVQRLAILGDSEPEPKVVAKYLYVARPRYKQLVVSIETILNIDTLSIEEVTGWLKVATDDEPSLAQDVAGKLLLVEEQWLEHYRKRDKDSSHGGSSSSGHGKCWGRGRGHGTDSGSDSWAGSNLGQTITNDACKEERVSPHSAVPPPATTPSIPLSIRDNDSQLHFTESKVFAAFNKSGDRDPKRWVLDTGMSNHMSRARAAFSSLDAYVTGFVRFGDGSTARIEGIGTILLSCKNGEHHAIANVYYLPCLTANIISVG, via the exons ATGGCAGCCTCAGGCAACTGGCCACAGCTGACCAAGACGAACTATGATTCATGGTCACTGCTGATGAAGTTGAAGATGCAGGCTCGTCACCTCTGGGAAGCAGTTGAGGACAACGACGTCAACTTCCACGATGACCATTCCGTGCTAGATGCGATCTGCTCCAGCGTGCCCCAGGAGATGGTGCCCACCCTGGCGACCAAGCCATCAgccaaggag ATCACGTTCTACGATGGGGAGTCCATCGAGTACTTTGCCCTGCACCTCTCCAACATCGTGCAGAGGCTAGCGATCCTCGGCGACTCGGAGCCGGAGCCAAAGGTGGTGGCCAAGTACCTCTACGTCGCTCGACCAAGGTACAAGCAGCTCGTAGTTTCCATCGAGACCATTCTCAACATCGACACACTCTCCATCGAGGAGGTCACTGGGTGGCTCAAGGTGGCGACCGACGATGAACCATCGCTGGCCCAGGACGTTGCTGGCAAACTACTGCTCGTGGAGGAGCAGTGGCTGGAGCACTACAGGAAGCGGGATAAGGACTCCAGCCATGGCGGATCGAGCTCCAGCGGCCATGGCAAATGTTGGGGAAGAGGCCGCGGTCACGGCACCGACAGCGGCAGTGACTCATGGGCTGGCTCGAACTTGGGCCAAACCATTACCAACGATGCGTGCAAG GAGGAGAGGGTTAGTCCTCATTCCGCAGTGCCGCCACCGGCTACAACTCCGTCGATTCCCCTATCGATCCGCGACAACGACAGCCAGCTCCACTTCACCGAGAGCAAGGTGTTCGCCGCCTTCAACAAATCCGGTGACCGGGACCCGAAGCGATGGGTCCTAGACACAGGCATGTCAAACCACATGTCCAGGGCACGAGCGGCATTCTCTAGCCTCGACGCCTACGTCACCGGCTTCGTTCGGTTCGGGGATGGCTCCACCGCTCGTATCGAGGGGATCGGCACCATCCTGCTGTCCTGCAAGAATGGCGAGCACCATGCCATTGCCAACGTCTACTACCTGCCCTGCCTCACCGCCAACATCATCTCCGTCGGCTAG